From Mycolicibacterium cosmeticum, a single genomic window includes:
- the tsaE gene encoding tRNA (adenosine(37)-N6)-threonylcarbamoyltransferase complex ATPase subunit type 1 TsaE, with translation MSEREDGTAVLATEADTIALGVRLGAQLRAGDVVVLAGPLGAGKTVLARGIARAMDVDGPVTSPTYVLARVHPARRAGAPALIHVDVYRLLDQTDDILGELDSLDLDTELEDAVVVVEWGEGLAERLSDNHLDVRLERDADTDTRTATWQWSRS, from the coding sequence ATGTCTGAGCGGGAGGACGGCACCGCGGTGCTGGCCACCGAAGCCGACACCATCGCGCTCGGCGTGCGGCTCGGGGCGCAGTTGCGCGCGGGTGACGTGGTGGTGCTGGCCGGGCCGCTGGGCGCCGGAAAGACCGTGCTGGCCAGGGGGATCGCCCGGGCCATGGACGTGGACGGGCCGGTCACCTCGCCCACGTATGTGCTGGCGCGGGTGCATCCGGCCCGTCGCGCCGGGGCGCCCGCGTTGATCCACGTGGACGTCTACCGGTTGCTGGATCAGACCGATGACATCCTGGGGGAGCTGGATTCACTGGACCTGGACACCGAGCTGGAGGATGCGGTGGTGGTGGTCGAATGGGGTGAAGGGCTGGCCGAGCGGCTGTCCGACAACCACCTGGACGTCCGGCTGGAACGCGATGCCGACACCGACACCCGCACTGCGACGTGGCAGTGGAGCAGGTCATGA
- the tsaB gene encoding tRNA (adenosine(37)-N6)-threonylcarbamoyltransferase complex dimerization subunit type 1 TsaB: MTLVLAIDTATPAVTAGIVLVGDEVTTLAERITVDARAHAECLTPNVLAALADSGRSMADLEAVVVGCGPGPFTGLRVGMATAAAYGHALGIPVFGVCSLDAIGRSTSGEVLVVTDARRREVYWARYRDGVRVVGPEVHAAADVPADGLDAVAGSPVHAAVFGLPVMGPEYPSSAELAAVVTDWTAEPEPLIPLYLRRPDAKSLAERGLA; the protein is encoded by the coding sequence ATGACCCTGGTCCTGGCCATCGACACCGCCACCCCCGCCGTGACGGCCGGCATCGTCCTCGTCGGTGATGAGGTCACGACGCTGGCCGAGCGGATCACCGTCGACGCCCGCGCACACGCCGAATGCCTGACTCCGAATGTGCTTGCCGCCCTTGCCGACAGCGGCAGATCGATGGCAGACCTGGAGGCCGTGGTGGTGGGGTGCGGGCCGGGCCCGTTCACCGGCCTGCGGGTGGGGATGGCGACCGCGGCGGCCTACGGTCACGCGCTGGGCATCCCGGTGTTCGGGGTGTGCAGCCTGGACGCCATCGGCCGGTCGACCAGCGGTGAGGTGCTGGTGGTCACCGACGCCCGGCGCCGCGAGGTGTACTGGGCCCGGTACCGCGACGGCGTGCGCGTGGTGGGCCCCGAGGTCCATGCCGCCGCCGACGTGCCCGCCGACGGGCTGGACGCGGTGGCCGGTTCCCCCGTGCACGCCGCCGTTTTCGGTTTACCGGTGATGGGTCCCGAGTACCCGTCGTCCGCCGAACTGGCTGCGGTGGTTACGGATTGGACCGCCGAACCCGAGCCGTTGATACCGCTGTACCTGCGCCGCCCGGACGCCAAGTCGCTGGCCGAACGGGGCTTGGCGTGA
- the rimI gene encoding ribosomal protein S18-alanine N-acetyltransferase codes for MTVIDALTPLDADRCAELEAQLFAGDDPWPPSAFLQALEAKHNHYVAARDGDRLVGYAGIARLGRIPPFEYEVHTIGVDPDYQGNGIGRMLLADLLDFADRGVVFLEVRTDNDAAINLYESVGFVTVGLRKRYYKVSGADAYTMKRDPR; via the coding sequence GTGACCGTGATCGACGCGCTGACCCCGCTGGATGCGGATCGCTGCGCCGAACTCGAAGCCCAACTGTTCGCCGGTGACGATCCGTGGCCGCCGTCGGCGTTCCTGCAGGCCCTGGAGGCCAAGCACAACCACTACGTGGCCGCGCGCGACGGTGACCGACTGGTGGGGTACGCCGGGATCGCCCGGCTGGGCCGGATTCCGCCGTTCGAGTACGAGGTGCACACCATCGGCGTCGACCCGGACTACCAGGGCAACGGGATCGGCAGGATGCTGCTGGCCGATCTGTTGGACTTCGCCGACCGGGGTGTGGTTTTCCTGGAAGTGCGCACCGACAACGACGCGGCGATCAACCTGTACGAGAGCGTCGGTTTCGTCACCGTGGGACTGCGCAAGCGGTACTACAAGGTCAGCGGCGCCGATGCCTACACCATGAAGCGAGATCCCAGATGA
- the tsaD gene encoding tRNA (adenosine(37)-N6)-threonylcarbamoyltransferase complex transferase subunit TsaD, translating into MIVLAIESSCDETGVGIARLADGTVTLLADEVASSVDEHARFGGVVPEIASRAHLESLGPTMRRALDAAGVSRPDVVAATIGPGLAGALLVGVAAAKAYAAAWDVPFYAVNHLGGHLAADVYDHGPLPECVGLLVSGGHTELLHVRSLGEPIVELGSTVDDAAGEAYDKVARLLGLGYPGGRPLDELARTGDPTAIVFPRGMTGPRDDPYAFSFSGLKTAVARYLERNADFSAADVAAGFQESVADVLTAKAVRAATDLGVSTLLIAGGVAANSRVRELAEERCAAAGLTLRVPRPRLCTDNGAMIASFAAHLIDAGAPPSSLAVASDPGLPVVKGQVA; encoded by the coding sequence ATGATCGTCTTGGCCATCGAAAGTTCCTGTGACGAAACGGGAGTCGGTATCGCGCGGCTGGCGGACGGCACGGTCACGCTGCTGGCCGACGAGGTCGCCTCCAGCGTCGACGAGCATGCCCGCTTCGGTGGCGTGGTGCCCGAGATCGCCTCCCGCGCCCATCTGGAATCGCTCGGCCCGACCATGCGCCGGGCCCTGGACGCGGCTGGGGTGAGCCGGCCCGACGTCGTCGCCGCCACCATCGGACCCGGCCTGGCCGGCGCGCTGCTGGTCGGCGTCGCCGCCGCCAAGGCCTATGCCGCGGCCTGGGATGTGCCGTTCTACGCGGTGAACCACCTGGGCGGCCATTTGGCCGCCGACGTCTACGACCACGGCCCGCTCCCGGAATGCGTCGGGTTGCTGGTGTCCGGCGGGCACACCGAGTTGCTGCACGTACGCTCGCTGGGGGAGCCCATCGTGGAGTTGGGCAGCACCGTCGACGACGCGGCGGGGGAGGCCTACGACAAGGTGGCCCGGCTGCTGGGCCTGGGTTACCCGGGCGGACGGCCGCTGGACGAGTTGGCCCGCACCGGCGATCCGACCGCGATCGTGTTCCCGCGCGGGATGACCGGACCGCGTGATGACCCGTATGCGTTCAGTTTCTCCGGCCTGAAGACCGCGGTGGCACGTTATCTGGAACGCAATGCGGATTTCTCGGCCGCGGATGTGGCGGCGGGATTCCAGGAGTCGGTGGCCGATGTGCTGACCGCGAAGGCGGTGCGGGCCGCCACCGACCTGGGGGTGTCGACGCTGCTGATCGCCGGTGGGGTGGCCGCCAACTCACGGGTACGCGAGCTCGCCGAAGAACGCTGTGCGGCAGCCGGTTTGACACTGCGCGTGCCGCGGCCACGGCTGTGCACCGACAACGGTGCCATGATCGCGTCGTTCGCCGCGCATCTGATCGATGCCGGGGCGCCGCCGTCCTCGCTGGCCGTGGCCAGCGATCCGGGCCTGCCGGTGGTCAAGGGACAGGTGGCCTAA
- a CDS encoding HNH endonuclease signature motif containing protein: MSTTAASLAPKERLEGLFGEVAELMGQRNAIDSRLVEIVAEIDRAELAGMTGARSINALVAWKTGMSERNAEVMVAVAQRLDDFPRCAENMREGKLSLDQVGVIAERAADGSDAHYAELALSATVSQLRTAINFVPRPQPKGKPEPTPQITRTEHGEHTTYRITLPRLEAATLDAALKSRHDALIADHPGDQTPFPTQTDAFMSLVHAGWDTDVAARPHGQHTTVIVHVDVDQPAALHLGPILTDDQRRELLCDATCEVWFEREGRPIGAGRSTRTISRRLRRALEHRDRHCVVPGCANSRGLHAHHLVHWEDGGPTELDNLVLLCPHHHRMHHRGEITITGPAHRLVVTDADGDPLHGGSLAHPPTTAPPTVGAYKGPTGERAQWWWYNPFQPQPPPSVN; encoded by the coding sequence ATGTCCACCACCGCAGCATCTTTGGCACCCAAAGAGCGGTTGGAGGGGCTATTCGGTGAGGTCGCCGAACTGATGGGCCAGCGCAACGCCATCGACAGCCGGTTGGTCGAGATCGTCGCCGAGATCGACCGTGCCGAACTGGCCGGCATGACCGGCGCGCGCTCCATCAACGCACTGGTGGCGTGGAAGACGGGCATGTCCGAACGCAACGCCGAGGTCATGGTCGCCGTCGCACAACGCCTCGACGACTTCCCCCGCTGCGCCGAAAACATGCGGGAAGGCAAGCTCTCGCTGGATCAGGTCGGGGTGATCGCCGAGCGCGCCGCCGACGGCTCCGATGCCCACTATGCCGAGCTGGCCTTATCGGCCACCGTCAGCCAGCTGCGCACCGCGATCAACTTCGTGCCCCGCCCGCAGCCCAAAGGCAAGCCCGAACCGACACCACAGATCACCAGAACCGAGCACGGCGAGCACACCACCTACCGCATCACCCTGCCCCGGCTGGAAGCCGCCACACTCGACGCCGCCCTGAAGTCCCGCCACGACGCCCTGATCGCCGACCACCCCGGCGACCAGACACCGTTCCCCACCCAGACCGATGCGTTCATGAGCCTGGTGCACGCCGGCTGGGACACCGACGTCGCGGCCCGCCCCCACGGCCAACACACCACCGTCATCGTGCACGTCGACGTCGATCAGCCCGCCGCCCTGCATCTCGGGCCGATCCTCACCGACGATCAGCGCCGGGAACTGTTGTGTGACGCCACGTGTGAGGTGTGGTTCGAGCGTGAGGGCCGACCGATCGGGGCCGGGCGCTCCACCCGCACCATCAGCCGCCGGCTCCGCCGCGCCCTGGAACACCGTGACCGGCACTGTGTCGTGCCCGGCTGCGCCAACAGTCGAGGATTGCACGCGCATCACCTCGTGCACTGGGAGGACGGCGGCCCCACCGAGCTGGACAACCTGGTCCTGCTCTGCCCCCACCACCACCGCATGCATCACCGCGGCGAGATCACCATCACCGGCCCCGCGCACCGCCTCGTCGTCACCGACGCCGACGGCGACCCACTGCACGGCGGGTCACTCGCCCACCCTCCCACCACGGCGCCACCGACCGTCGGCGCCTACAAAGGTCCGACCGGCGAACGCGCCCAATGGTGGTGGTACAACCCGTTCCAACCGCAGCCACCGCCGTCGGTGAATTAG
- a CDS encoding nuclear transport factor 2 family protein, whose protein sequence is MADPQDKTAIAELLYTYAELIDAGDFDGVGRLLGRASFGGPASGSVSGAENIAGLFAATTRRYPEHGNRPRTRHLVLNPIIDVDGDAATARSTFVVVQHTETVPLQPIVVGRYADAFARDAGGWYFTQRLVDVEMVGDVSAHLNVDPAVYGR, encoded by the coding sequence ATGGCGGACCCGCAGGACAAAACGGCCATTGCCGAGTTGCTCTACACCTACGCCGAACTGATCGACGCGGGCGACTTCGACGGTGTCGGGAGACTGCTCGGACGCGCCTCGTTCGGCGGACCGGCCTCCGGTTCGGTATCGGGCGCCGAGAACATCGCCGGACTGTTCGCAGCGACCACCCGGCGCTACCCCGAACACGGCAACCGCCCGCGCACTCGCCATCTGGTGCTGAACCCGATCATCGATGTCGACGGTGATGCGGCGACGGCGCGGTCCACCTTCGTGGTGGTCCAGCACACCGAGACGGTGCCGCTGCAGCCGATCGTGGTGGGCCGCTACGCCGACGCCTTCGCCCGGGATGCGGGCGGGTGGTACTTCACGCAGCGACTGGTGGACGTCGAGATGGTGGGCGACGTGTCCGCCCATCTCAATGTCGACCCTGCGGTGTACGGACGGTAA
- a CDS encoding WXG100 family type VII secretion target has protein sequence MSDEFGVNTDELMAIVDRIAAFEKRIEAMIADVDRQVEGLHATWQGTAASAQADAHRRWTAGAQQMRDALKDLHEAGSKAHRNYTGAARANLSMWS, from the coding sequence ATGTCCGATGAGTTCGGGGTCAACACGGACGAGTTGATGGCGATCGTGGATCGGATCGCCGCTTTCGAGAAGCGGATCGAGGCCATGATCGCCGACGTCGATCGGCAGGTCGAGGGTCTGCACGCGACCTGGCAGGGCACGGCGGCATCGGCACAGGCCGACGCGCACCGGCGCTGGACCGCGGGCGCCCAGCAGATGCGTGACGCGTTGAAGGACCTGCACGAGGCCGGCAGTAAGGCGCACCGGAACTACACCGGGGCCGCCCGGGCCAATCTGAGCATGTGGTCGTGA
- a CDS encoding WXG100 family type VII secretion target has product MTGDGVLGVSPEVVQRVSAAVSASADELISGLQALDAEVSGFVGSGWTGLSSGSFARSFWRWHEGAVQVHAGLAEMANLLNTAATAYRRQDESAAAALSGDAGRM; this is encoded by the coding sequence ATGACGGGGGATGGAGTACTGGGGGTTTCACCGGAGGTCGTGCAACGGGTATCCGCGGCCGTCTCGGCAAGCGCGGACGAGCTGATCAGCGGACTGCAGGCACTGGACGCCGAGGTGTCCGGGTTCGTGGGCAGCGGATGGACAGGGTTGTCCAGCGGTTCCTTCGCGCGGTCGTTCTGGCGCTGGCACGAGGGTGCGGTGCAGGTTCACGCGGGCCTGGCCGAGATGGCCAACCTGCTGAACACCGCGGCCACCGCTTACCGGCGACAGGACGAGTCCGCGGCCGCAGCCTTGTCCGGCGACGCGGGCCGTATGTGA
- the groES gene encoding co-chaperone GroES, translated as MASVNIKPLEDKILVQANEAETTTASGLVIPDTAKEKPQEGTVVAVGPGRWDEDGEKRIPLDVAEGDTVIYSKYGGTEIKYGGEEYLILSARDVLAVVSK; from the coding sequence GTGGCGAGCGTGAACATCAAGCCACTCGAGGACAAGATCCTCGTTCAGGCCAACGAGGCCGAGACCACGACCGCGTCCGGTCTGGTCATCCCCGACACCGCCAAGGAGAAGCCGCAGGAAGGCACCGTCGTCGCAGTTGGCCCCGGCCGCTGGGATGAGGATGGCGAGAAGCGGATCCCCCTGGACGTTGCCGAGGGCGACACCGTCATCTACAGCAAGTACGGCGGCACCGAGATCAAGTACGGCGGCGAGGAGTACCTGATCCTCTCGGCCCGCGACGTGCTGGCTGTCGTCTCCAAGTAA
- the groL gene encoding chaperonin GroEL (60 kDa chaperone family; promotes refolding of misfolded polypeptides especially under stressful conditions; forms two stacked rings of heptamers to form a barrel-shaped 14mer; ends can be capped by GroES; misfolded proteins enter the barrel where they are refolded when GroES binds) — translation MSKQIEFNETARRAMEAGVDKLADAVRVTLGPRGRHVVLAKAFGGPVVTNDGVTIAREIDLEDPFENLGAQLVKSVATKTNDVAGDGTTTATVLAQAIVKAGLRNVAAGANPIALGSGISKAADAVSEALLAAATPVSDKKAIVQVATVSSRDEEVGELVGEAITKVGHDGVVTVEESSTLNTELEVTEGVGFDKGFISAYFVTDFDSQEAVLEDALVLLHRDKISSLPDLLPLLEKVAQAGKPLLIVAEDVEGEALSTLVVNSIRKTLKAVAVKAPFFGDRRKAFLDDLAIVTGGQVVNPDVGLLLREAGLEVLGSARRVVVNKDSTVIVDGAGTKADIDGRIAQLRSEIENTDSDWDREKLQERLAKLAGGVAVIKVGAATETDLKKRKEAVEDAVAAAKAAVEEGIVTGGGAALVQARAALDGLRSSLSGDELIGLEAFANALSAPLYWIATNAGLDGSVVVNKVGELPNGQGFNAATLTYGDLFAEGIVDPAKVTRSAVLNAASVGRMVLTTETAVVDKPAEEEEHGHGHHGHAH, via the coding sequence ATGAGCAAGCAGATCGAATTCAACGAGACTGCGCGCAGGGCCATGGAGGCCGGTGTCGACAAGCTTGCCGACGCCGTCCGGGTGACCCTGGGACCGCGCGGCCGGCACGTGGTGCTGGCCAAGGCCTTCGGTGGGCCGGTCGTGACCAACGACGGCGTCACCATCGCCCGTGAGATCGACCTCGAGGACCCGTTCGAGAACCTCGGTGCCCAGCTGGTCAAGTCGGTGGCCACCAAGACCAACGACGTCGCCGGTGACGGCACCACCACCGCCACCGTGCTGGCGCAGGCGATCGTCAAAGCCGGGCTGCGCAACGTCGCGGCCGGTGCCAACCCGATCGCGCTGGGCTCGGGCATCTCGAAGGCCGCCGATGCGGTGTCCGAGGCGCTGCTGGCCGCCGCCACCCCCGTCTCGGACAAGAAGGCCATCGTCCAGGTCGCCACCGTCTCGTCGCGTGACGAAGAGGTGGGCGAGCTGGTCGGTGAGGCCATCACCAAGGTCGGCCACGACGGTGTCGTCACCGTCGAGGAGTCCTCGACCCTGAACACCGAGCTGGAGGTGACCGAGGGCGTCGGCTTCGACAAGGGCTTCATCTCGGCCTACTTCGTCACCGACTTCGACTCGCAGGAAGCGGTGCTCGAAGACGCGCTGGTGCTGCTGCACCGCGACAAGATCAGCTCACTGCCCGACCTGCTGCCGCTGCTGGAAAAGGTGGCCCAGGCCGGCAAGCCGCTGCTGATCGTCGCCGAGGACGTCGAGGGCGAGGCGCTGTCCACCCTGGTGGTCAACTCCATCCGCAAGACGCTCAAGGCCGTCGCGGTCAAGGCGCCGTTCTTCGGGGACCGCCGCAAGGCGTTCCTCGACGACCTCGCCATCGTGACCGGCGGCCAGGTCGTCAACCCCGATGTGGGTCTGCTGCTGCGCGAAGCCGGCCTCGAGGTGCTGGGCTCGGCCCGGCGCGTGGTGGTCAACAAGGACAGCACCGTGATCGTCGACGGTGCCGGCACCAAGGCCGACATCGACGGGCGCATCGCCCAGTTGCGCAGCGAGATCGAGAACACCGATTCCGACTGGGACCGCGAGAAGCTGCAGGAACGGCTGGCCAAGCTGGCCGGCGGTGTCGCGGTGATCAAGGTCGGCGCGGCCACCGAGACCGATCTGAAGAAGCGCAAGGAAGCCGTGGAGGACGCGGTCGCGGCCGCCAAGGCGGCCGTCGAAGAGGGCATCGTCACCGGTGGCGGTGCCGCGCTGGTGCAGGCGCGCGCCGCTCTCGACGGCCTGCGGTCGTCGCTGTCCGGCGACGAGCTGATCGGCCTGGAGGCGTTCGCCAACGCGCTGTCGGCCCCGCTGTACTGGATCGCCACCAACGCCGGGCTGGACGGCTCGGTCGTGGTGAACAAGGTCGGCGAGCTGCCCAACGGCCAGGGCTTCAACGCCGCCACGCTGACCTACGGCGACCTGTTCGCCGAGGGCATCGTGGACCCGGCCAAGGTGACCCGCTCGGCGGTGCTCAACGCCGCGTCGGTCGGCCGGATGGTGCTCACCACCGAGACGGCTGTCGTCGACAAGCCGGCCGAGGAGGAAGAGCACGGCCACGGCCACCACGGTCACGCGCACTAG
- a CDS encoding adenylate/guanylate cyclase domain-containing protein, whose translation MDRIWQWAWDRFGARHRWAGLAVVLPAGLPVYLFWSFLIVALEGSRHYVEAAVVTLVALLAVNVYAAFADRKRYRPVEQWVAGHDVDRATALKATYSFSRNAFARALWMNAVSFALMSVIVGAIAGAGGPRLAQYGLLAAAIGTMTYLIGLHSMLEAAARPARLAIAGDTSIGDSLPRARPTIAAWSSMTVLATAFVFSVEGAMLVAAIVGASPQPLLYLGVGAAMTVGFGIPLAVGVGFSPSMRPIRDLAEGTERVAAGDYSRRVPVVQDDDLGVLAASFNRMQAGLAERQRLQAAFGAYVNPALAARLLEQGDDVFTGERREVTVMFVDIRDFTPFAEANTAEDTVARLNAVFEIVVPAVVDAGGHVNKFLGDGAMAVFGAPNDLADHADAAVSAAVQIHRLVAQRFGGELRIGIGINTGSVIAGTIGGGPHLEFTLIGDTTNVAARVEQLTKTTGDAILLTRETVEALASRPPGLIDRGSHALKGKSAPTAVFGLDPVPSP comes from the coding sequence ATGGACCGCATCTGGCAGTGGGCGTGGGACCGGTTCGGAGCGCGACATCGCTGGGCAGGTCTGGCCGTCGTATTGCCGGCAGGACTGCCGGTCTACCTGTTCTGGTCGTTCCTCATCGTCGCTCTCGAAGGTTCCCGTCACTACGTCGAGGCAGCCGTCGTCACCCTCGTCGCCCTGCTGGCGGTCAATGTGTACGCGGCATTCGCCGACCGCAAGCGCTACCGCCCGGTCGAGCAATGGGTGGCCGGCCACGACGTCGATCGGGCCACCGCGCTCAAGGCCACATACAGCTTCTCCCGCAACGCGTTTGCCCGGGCGCTCTGGATGAACGCGGTCAGCTTCGCACTGATGTCGGTGATCGTCGGTGCGATCGCCGGAGCGGGCGGACCGCGACTCGCCCAGTACGGGCTGCTGGCCGCCGCGATCGGCACCATGACGTATCTCATCGGTCTGCACAGCATGTTGGAGGCGGCCGCTCGGCCGGCACGGCTCGCGATCGCCGGCGACACGAGCATCGGCGACTCGCTACCGCGCGCCCGCCCGACCATCGCCGCGTGGTCGAGCATGACGGTGCTGGCGACCGCGTTCGTCTTCTCCGTCGAAGGCGCGATGCTGGTGGCCGCGATCGTCGGGGCCAGCCCGCAGCCGCTGCTGTACCTCGGGGTCGGCGCTGCGATGACGGTCGGGTTCGGAATCCCGTTGGCCGTCGGTGTCGGCTTCTCACCGTCGATGCGGCCGATTCGGGATCTCGCGGAGGGCACCGAACGTGTCGCTGCCGGTGACTACAGCAGGCGCGTACCGGTGGTTCAGGACGACGATCTCGGGGTGCTGGCGGCGTCGTTCAACCGCATGCAGGCGGGTTTGGCTGAGCGGCAACGACTTCAGGCGGCCTTCGGCGCCTACGTCAACCCCGCTCTCGCCGCGCGGCTGCTCGAGCAGGGCGACGACGTGTTCACCGGCGAGCGCCGCGAGGTGACGGTGATGTTCGTGGACATCCGCGACTTCACCCCGTTCGCCGAGGCGAACACCGCCGAGGACACCGTCGCGCGGCTCAACGCCGTGTTCGAGATCGTGGTGCCGGCCGTCGTCGACGCCGGCGGTCACGTCAACAAGTTCCTCGGTGACGGCGCGATGGCCGTCTTCGGCGCTCCCAACGATCTCGCGGACCACGCTGACGCCGCAGTGAGCGCCGCCGTGCAGATTCACCGCCTCGTCGCCCAGCGATTCGGCGGTGAGCTGCGGATCGGCATCGGGATCAACACCGGTTCGGTGATCGCCGGCACCATCGGCGGCGGCCCTCATCTTGAGTTCACCCTGATCGGCGACACGACGAATGTGGCTGCCCGCGTCGAGCAACTCACCAAGACCACCGGCGACGCCATCCTGCTCACCCGCGAGACCGTCGAAGCGCTGGCCTCTCGACCGCCCGGACTCATCGACCGCGGATCGCACGCGTTGAAGGGCAAGTCGGCCCCGACCGCGGTCTTCGGTCTCGACCCGGTGCCGAGTCCTTAG
- a CDS encoding DUF732 domain-containing protein translates to MGIGVAAVLAGGFVGTPRAHADDQSFLNELRANNFPGLFFAGQQMPDAAVVAQGYMACNRMHLGQSADDLIAQVNPADATIGRMLVRAAQHNLCPDTL, encoded by the coding sequence GTGGGAATCGGGGTCGCTGCAGTGCTTGCCGGGGGCTTCGTCGGCACACCGCGGGCCCACGCGGACGATCAGTCATTCCTGAACGAACTCCGGGCCAACAACTTCCCGGGTCTGTTCTTCGCAGGCCAACAAATGCCCGACGCCGCCGTGGTGGCGCAGGGTTATATGGCCTGCAATCGGATGCATCTGGGGCAATCGGCCGACGATTTGATCGCACAGGTGAATCCTGCCGACGCCACCATCGGTCGCATGCTGGTGCGCGCCGCACAACACAATCTGTGTCCGGACACGCTGTGA
- a CDS encoding cupin domain-containing protein, which yields MFPPNLPAAVLPPAPGDVCSTLGVCEQCAERNSTGVMCTGDMDLAPDAQPLVLDENERQITSWNDHRGRLTFRTLFSADSTPTARMVTGVADIPVDGYLALHRHEQAETYYVLSGEGVVTLDGTDHRVSPGCNVFIPGFGEHGIRNTGTDTLRFFYVLAADAFTDIEYVFS from the coding sequence ATGTTCCCCCCAAATCTCCCCGCCGCGGTGCTGCCCCCGGCACCTGGTGATGTGTGTTCAACACTAGGGGTCTGCGAGCAGTGCGCGGAGCGGAATTCCACCGGCGTGATGTGTACTGGCGACATGGATCTTGCCCCCGACGCGCAGCCGTTGGTGCTCGACGAGAACGAGCGTCAGATCACGAGCTGGAACGATCACCGCGGTCGCCTCACGTTTCGCACCCTCTTCTCGGCCGACTCAACGCCGACCGCGCGCATGGTCACCGGGGTTGCCGACATTCCCGTGGACGGATACCTGGCCCTTCATCGCCACGAGCAGGCGGAGACCTATTACGTGTTGTCGGGCGAAGGCGTCGTCACGCTCGACGGCACCGACCACCGGGTGAGCCCGGGCTGCAATGTCTTCATCCCCGGCTTCGGTGAACACGGCATCAGAAACACCGGCACCGACACGTTGCGGTTCTTCTATGTCCTGGCCGCCGACGCCTTCACCGACATCGAGTACGTCTTCTCCTGA